Genomic window (Microbacterium oxydans):
CTCGACGTCTCGGTGCAGGCCGCGGTGCTCGAGGTGCTGCGCACCCTGCAGGCGAAGATGCACTTCGCGTGCCTGTTCATCAGCCATGACCTCGCCGTCGTGCACGAGATCTCCGACCGGGTGGCCGTGATGCTGAAGGGTGAGATCGTCGAGACCGGATCCGCCGACGAGGTGCTCCTGGCTCCGCAGCATCCGTACAGCCGGCGCCTGCTGGCGTCTGTTCCGGTGCCGGACCCCGACAAGCAGGCTCTGCGGCGGGAGGCCCGCGCGGCCGCGCGGGTGGCCACCCCGTGACCCGGGGCGAGCCGACCCGATCGACCAGGAGAGTGCAGGAAGGCGCCCCCGTCGTGCTCGGGCTCGACGTCGGGGGCTCGAGCGTCAAGCATCTGCTCGCGTCCGCGCGCGCCTCGCTGGACACCCCGCCGAAGCCCCTCGATCGGGGCCGACATGCGACGCCCAAGTCGTCTCCCGTGGAAGGGCTCGCCGCGATCGCGTCGTCCCTCCGCGGTGATGCCGACCTCGAGCGCGTGGTGCTGTCGATCCCCGGACTCGTCGACGAGGCGGCCGGCGTGGTCGTGCGCTCGACCAACATCCCGGCGCTCGACGGCCGACCGCTGGGCGCACAGCTCAGCGCCGAGCTCGGCATCCCCGTCGACGTGATCAACGACGGGCATGCGGCCGCCGTCGCCGAGGCCTCGTGGGGTGCGGGTGCCGGTGTCGACGACGTCTTCGTGCTCGCGCTGGGCACGGGCATCGCCGGCGCGCACGTGGCGCACGGACAGGTCGTCCCCGGAGCACATGGCTCGGCGGGCGAGCTCGGACACATCACGATCGAACCCGAGGGGAGCATCTGCTCCTGCGGGCGCCGCGGCTGCCTCGAGACCATCATCGGCGCTCCCGCCCTGCGCAGGGCATGGGTCGCGGTCGGGGGCACCGGCGGGCCGGAGGGGCTGCTCGCGGCGCACTCCGCGGGGGATGCCGCGGCCACGGTCATCGTCGAACGGGCGTCGTCGGCGCTCGCGGAGGCGATCCTCACCCTGTGCGCGCTCGTCGATCCGGGCTGCATCGTGATCGGCGGCGGGCTCGCTCAGGCGCCGCATCAGCTGGTGACCCTCGCCGAGCGCTACGTGGGCGAGCGGGCCTCGTTCCACCGGGTGCCGCCCATCGTCCCGGCCACGCTCGGCGAGTGGGCCGGCGCGAACGGCACGGTCCTCACCGCCCTCCGCCGCCGCTGACCCCCCACCCCCACCCCAGTCGAGAGCACGGGATCTCGCCGAGTGCACGGCTCTCCGACGTCGATGCGCCGTGCGCTCGGCGACATGCCGTGCACTCGGCGCCAGCGCTGGCGCCGTGTGACGGCGGATGCCCAGGACACTCGCGTAAAATCGGCACAATGACCGACGCGCCCCTCGAACCCACCGACCCGGGTGCCGGTATCGACCCCGACGATCTCGCCACGACGCTGCGCGTGCTGGCCGAGCTGCATGAGATCGACAACGAGCACCCGGACTTCGTCGCCGTGCGCCACGCGACCGCGGCGATGTTCAAGGCCGTCAAGCGCGTGCGTCGCAAGGAGATCCGCGACGCGATCGCCGAGGCCGACAAGGCCGTGGTCGCCCGCACCGCCACCGGGGCACCCGACCGCATCGATGACGAGACCCGAGGCAACGACCTCGCCACCAGCGTGGTGGACGCCCCGATCGCGGGCGAGCTGCTCAAGCCCCGCAACTGCTACATCTGCAAGCAGCCGTACACGCAGGTCGACGCGTTCTACCACCAGCTGTGCCCCGACTGCGCGCGCTTCAGCCACGGCAAGCGCAACGCCCGCACCGACCTGACGGGCAAGCGTGCCCTGCTCACGGGTGGCCGCGCCAAGATCGGCATGCACATCGCGCTGCGGCTGCTGCGCGACGGCGCCCACACCACGATCACGACCCGCTTCCCGCGCGATGCCGTGCGGCGTTTCTCGGCTCTGCCCGACTCGGCCGACTGGCTGCACCGGCTGCGTGTCGTCGGCATCGACCTGCGCGATCCGGCCCAGGTGATCGGTCTCGCCGACTCGGTCGCGGCTCAGGGCCCTCTCGACATCCTGATCAACAACGCCGCGCAGACCGTGCGTCGCTCGCCCGGCGCCTACTCGCTGCTGGCGGATGCCGAGCTGCAGCCGCTGCCCGACGGGCCGCTGCCCGAGATGGAGACCTTCGGTCACACGGCCGACCCGCACCCGCAGGCGCTGCAGGCATCCGTCGACGCGCATCCGCTGCTGTCGGTCGCGGCCCTCGGCGGCACGGTCGCCGAGCAGGGCGGACAGGCCCTCACAGCCGAAGACCTCGCGCGGCTCGCCATGGCCCCCGGGTCGTCGTCGCTCGAGAAGCACGCCGACGGCACCGCGATCGACGCCGGCGGACTCGTGCCGGATGTGAACCGCGTCAACAGCTGGGTGCAGTCGATCGAGCAGGTCGACCCGCTGGAGATGCTCGAGGTGCAGCTCGCGAACACCACGGCGCCCTTCCTGCTGATCAGCCGCCTGCGTGCGTCGATGGCGGCGTCCGACTCGCACCGCAAGTACGTGGTGAACGTGTCGGCCATGGAGGGGCAGTTCTCCCGCCGCTACAAGGGTCCGGGGCATCCGCACACGAACATGGCCAAGGCCGCGCTCAACATGCTCACCCGCACCAGCGCGGGCGAGATGCTCGAGAAGGACGGCATCCTCATGACCGCCGTCGACACCGGCTGGATCACCGACGAGCGTCCGCACTACACGAAGGTGCGCCTCGCCGAGGAGGGCTTCCACGCCCCGCTCGACCTGGTCGACGGCGCCGCCCGCGTGTACGACCCGATCGTGCGCGGCGAGGCCGGCGAGGACATCCACGGCGTCTTCCTGAAGGACTACGAGCCCAGCCCCTGGTGACGCTCGCGGGTCAGCCCAGCGGGCCGTACCGCACGATGCCGCTCGGCACCTTCCCTCCGAAGAGGGCGTCGACGGTGACGAGCGCGAACCCGCGATCGCGGAGACCGGTGACGACCCGGTCGAAGACGCGCGCCGACCCGGCCTGGATGTCGTGCATGAGCATGATGGTCGACACAGCGGGCCGCTCGATCGCGTAGCGGGCCAGGTCGTCGTCGGCGGGCTTCTCCCAGTCGCGGGTGTCGACGCTCCACAGGATCGCCGGCTCGGCGGCGATCTCGATGACGTCGGCGTCGACGAACCCGCCGGGCGGGCGGAACGTGCGCACCGGCTGACCGGACAGCGTGCGCAGCAGTGCGGCCGTGCGGCCGAGCTGGTCTTCGATCTGCTCGTCCGTCAGATCGGTCAGGTACGGATGGCTCCACGTGTGGTTGCCGATCTGGTGTCCTTCTGCCGCGACGCGTCGGACGGTGTCGGGGTGCTGCTGGGCATTCTGTCCCAGCATGAAGAACGTCGCGGCCGACTGCTCGTCGCGCAGCACGTCGAGGAACTGCGGGGTCAGCGTCGAAGGGCCGTCGTCGAGCGTGAGCGCCATGCACGGGACCAGATCGCACGGGATGCGCTCGAAGCCCGCGCCCGCGGAGGGTGTGCCGACGAAGTCCCCCTCCGCGCGGGTGATCGCCTGCGCGAAGGGAGTGAGCGCGCCCGCGGCCCGGGCGGCGCTCAGCGCGACGGCCGAGGGATGCTCGGGCGACCGCTCCCGCCATCCGGCCAGGCCGTCGAGCTCGGGGGCCGACAGGTCCGCCGGAACGGGGATGACCAGCTCGCCGGCGTTCAGGTCGCTCGACAGCAGGGCCTCGCGGAGGACGTCGAGCTGGGCGTCGGTGGGCACGTCGACGGGAACGAGGCTGAGGCTGCCGGCGTCACGACGCAGGGTGTCGATGTAGGCGGGCCACAGCGACGCCACGTCCGTGAAGAGCTCGGCCTCCGTCGCGACCTCGCCCGTGGCGACATCCGTGTAGATCGTGGTCGTGGTGTCCGTCGCGGCCCCGTCGGTCGGCGCCGAGACGATGCGCAGCCGTTCGCCGAACAGCGATCCGCGGGCCAGGACGATCTCGCAGACGACGACGGCCCCGGTCCGGTCGCCGAGGATGTCGGCCGCGGGGGCGGTCGTCGCTCCCGGGGAGCATCCGCGGTCGCCGAGGCCGGCACCGGTCTCGTGCGCCGTCGGGCGGTAGGGGTGGCCGCTGAGGCGCGACTGCGTCGTGACGGCCTCGCGCACGACCGCTTCGACCGCCGTGTTGAACGGCGAGGTCCCCGGCAGCGCGGCCCAGCGCGCGTCGATGCCGACCTCGTCGTTCCGCAGTCGCATGTCGACGGTCGGCGACTGCTCCGGTCCGGGTGGGGCCGCAGCCGGCACGATCGTGCCGCTGACGGACCACTGGCGCGGCTTCCAGCCGCTGACCGGTTCCGGTGCGCATGCCGAGAGCACGAGCGCCGCCCCGAGGACCGCGGCGAACAGGCGGGCCGACTTCGGTGCGTTCATCGCGTCACCTCGACCGTGGCCAGGAGGTCGGCGAGTTCCGCGTCGTAGGCGGGCGACGGGGTGGCGCGGAAGGTGAGGATGACCGGACCCTCGGCGATGGCGCCCACGACGGTCTCCTGGTCCACCACGCGGGCGTGCAGGACCGTTCCGACGCCGGCGGCGCCCGGGGACAGCGTCTCCTCGCTGGTGGGTCCGAGTGGACCGGGGGCGACGCGGAGGAGGGCCTCCGGCACATCGGAGCCGGACACGAGGGACAGCTCGACGGTCATGAGGCGATCGGGGCTGCCGGCCACTCCGCGGGACTCGTCGCCGAAGTGGCTGCGCCACGACCATCCGCCCGGCAGCAGGAGCGTGGCCTGTGCGGTCTCGTTCGTCAGGCGGACCGTGCGCTGCTCCGCGGAGACCGTGGGGGTGAGGCCTCGGACGACCACCGGCACGACCATCACCGCGAGCAGTCCGAGGGTGACCAGCACGGTGATCACGACGACCGGAAGCAGTCGCCGTCGTGGCGGATGCGGCCGCGGCGGGGACACCGTGTCGGTCGGCAGGGAACCGGTCATGTCGTACGGAGCCTTTCTGCGAGAAGGGTGCCGATCCCTCGCAGACAGCGGCCCCCCGACCAGCTTCGAGCCTACTCCGGAGTGCGCCGCGCACCCCGAGGACACAGCGCGCTCGGGTACAGCGCCCCGGGCAGGAGAGCCGCGGTCAGACGGTGCGGTGCTCCAGGTTCGCGGACGCCCATCGCCCGAGCTGATCGAGGATCGGCAGCAGTCCGCGGCCGCTCGGGGTGAGGGCGTACGACACCGTGATCGGCGGACCCGCGTCGACCGTGCGGGCCACCAGGCCGGCGTCGGCGAGTTCCGCGAGACGGTCCGAGAGCACGGTGTCGCTGATGCCGGCGACCGCGCGGCGCAGCGCGACGAAGGTGGAGGGACCGCTGCCGAGCGCGGACACGATCATGCCGTTCCACCGTTTGCCGAGCACGCTGAAGGCCAGTGTGACGGCGGCGTCGCACATCTGGATCTCTTCGTGGACCTCGGCCATGACCCCATCCTACCGTGCTACATTAACCGATGCCGCTAAGAAAAACCTAGCGACTACGAAAACGAGAGGTAGGCCCATGTCCCTGTTCCGCCTGGATGCCAGCATCCTTCCCGCGTCGTCCGCCAGCCGTGAGCTCGCGGACCTCGTCGAGGCCGAGTGGACCGCATCCCACCCCGACTCGACCGTCACCCGCCGCGACCTGGCGAGCGACCCGGTCCCCGCGACCGCGTGGGCGGATGCCGTGACCGGCGGTTTCGCCGACGAGGCCCAGCGCACCCCCGCGCAGAACGACGCCCGCGCCCTCGCGACCCGGTTCGCGGACGAGCTGATCGGCGCCGACGCGCTGCTGTTCGCGGTGCCGCTGTACAACTACGGCGTCTCGCAGCACTTCAAGACCTGGTTCGACCTGGCCTACACCGACTCGCGCATCGACCCGTCCGGTACCGCGCTGCAGGGCAAGCCCGCGACCCTGGTCACCGTGCTCGGCGGCAACTACGCGCCGGGTTCGCCCAAGGAGGGCTGGGACCACTCCACCGGCTGGCTGCGCCGCGTGCTGGCGGATGTGTGGGGCCTCGACCTCCGCGTCGTGCAGCGTCCGTTCACGCTCGTGGGCGTGAACCCCGCGCTCGACGCGTTCGCCGACACCGCGCGCGAGCTCAAGGAGAACGCCGAGACCGACGCCCGCACCTTCGGCCGCGAACTCGCCGCGACGCGCGAGCCCCGCGTGGCCTGAGACCCGGCATCCGCCCCCGGACGGCGTCAGCCCAAGGGGGGCGGGTACGGATGCGGCAGCCACACCGTCACGATCAGCCCGCCGTCCGTGCGCGGGGTGAGCACCAGGGTGCCGTTGTGCGCCTGCGTGATGCGGTCGGCGATGGCCAGGCCGAGACCCACCCCGGCATGGTCTTCGTCCCGCGTGCGCTCGGACCCGCGCTGGAACGGCTCGGTGAGCATCGCGGCGCGGTGGGAGGGGATCACGTCGCCGGTGTTCTCCACGACCAGCGCGACCGCGTGCGGCATCGCGTACGTGCGCACCGCCACCGCACCGCCGGACGGCAGGTTGTGCACGATCGCGTTGAGCACGAGGTTCGTGACCAGCTGCGGCAGGAGCGCCGCAGACCCGAGCACGGGAGCCGGGGCACCGCCCACCTCCATGGCGACGCCGCGACGGTCGGCGAGGGGGAGCAGGCTCTCCACCGCCCCCTCCGCCAGGAGCGAGAGGTCGACGATCTCGCGCGTGAAGGTGCGGCGATCGGCACGGCTCAGCAGCAGCAGCGCCTCGGTCAGGTCGATCGCCCGGGTGTTCACCTCGCGCAGACGGGAGATCAGGGCATCGACGTCGCGGTCGGGATCGTCGCGGGCGACCTCGAGCAGGGTCTGCGAGATCGCGAGCGGGGTCCGCAGCTCATGCGAGGCGTTCGCGGCGAACCGCTGCTGCTCGGACACGTGCGACTCCAGCTGCTCGAGCATCGAGTCGAAGACGTCGGCGAGGTCGCGGAACTCGTCACGCGGCCCCTCCAGCGAGACCCGGTGCGACAGGGAGCCCTGCGCCGCGAGCCGGGCGGCATCGCCGATGCGCTCCAGCGGTGCCAGCATCCGTCCGGCGAGCAGCCATCCGACGCCGAGCCCGAGGGCGAGCAGGACCACCATGACCATCGCGGCGACCGGCACGAAGGCCCGGATCAGGTCACTGCGGTTCGGCACGAAGAACTCGGTGACGGGGATCTGCACGTCCGGCACGTATCGGAGCAGATACGCGGCCACCGCGGCGAGCAGCAGCCCTCCCGACACGACGACGACCGCCGCGTAGCTCAGCGTCAGCTTGAGACGGGCGCTCATCCCGCGGCGGCGCCTACGCATCGGCATCCGTCCCGATCCGATAGCCGACGCCGGGGACGGTGAGGATCAGCCACGGCTCGCCCAGGCGCTTGCGCAGCGATGACACCGTGATGCGCACCGCGTTCGTGAACGGGTCGGCGTTCTCGTCCCAGGCGCGCTCGAGCAGCTCCTCGGCGCTGACCACCCCGCCCTCCGCGTCGACCAGCACCTCCAGCACGGCGAACTGCTTGCGGGTGAGGGCGACGTAGCGGTCGTCGCGGTACACCTCGCGGCGGAACGGGTCCAGCCGCAGGCCCGCCATCTCCAGGACCGGCGGGCGGCTGCGCTGTCGGCGACGGTCGAGCGCGCGCAGACGCAGCACCAGCTCCCGCAGCTCGAACGGCTTCGTCAGGTAGTCGTCGGCGCCGATCTCGAAGCCCGACGCCTTGTCGTCGAGGCGGTCGGCCGCGGTGAGCATCAGGATCGGGATGCCGCTGCCGGAGGCCACGATCCAGCGGGCGATGTCGTCACCGGAGGGGCCGGGGACATCGCGGTCGAGCACGGCGATGTCGTAGGCGTTGATGCTCAGCAGCTCGAGGGCGGTGTCGCCGTCGCCGGCGACATCGGCCGCGATCGCCTCCAGCCGCAGACCGTCCCTGACTGCGTCGGCGAGGTAGGGCTCGTCCTCGACGATCAGTACACGCATGGCTGCGATCCTACGCAGTGCGGTATATCGGGAGCGTATGGAAAAGCGCATACGCCCCGGCAACCGGCGCTCTTCTTCACTGGGAGCATGAACACCAGCACCATCCCCCTCCCGCCGCGGAAGCGTCGTCGTCGCCGGTTCACCGTCGTGGTCGTCGCGCTCGCGCTGGCCGTGATCGTCGTCTTCGCGGTGCAGCAGTCGCTCTCCGCGGCTTTCGCCGATGTCCCTCGGGGCCTGCCGTCGCCGGGGTCCGGACAGGCGGCGGCCGGCGAGATCACGGGACCGGTCTCCGCCCCGAGCGAGGCCGACGGCGTGATCCGCGACGGCGACCAGCCCACCGTCTTCGACGTGGACCGGGTCGCCGTCGGCAACCTCGACCCGGCACTGCTCACGGCGCTGCAGCGAGCAGCCGGCGATGCCGAGCGCGACGGCATCACGTTCCGCGTGAACAGCGGATGGCGCACGCCCGCGCTGCAGGAGCGGATGCTGCAGGACGCGATCGTCCAGTACGGATCGGAGGCGGAGGCCCGGCGCTGGGTGGCCACCCCGGAGACCTCGGAGCACGTGACGGGCGATGCGGTCGACCTCGGCCCGTTCCCCGCGCTCGACTGGCTGGCGCAGCGGGGCTGGCGCTACGGCCTGTGCCAGATCTACGCCAACGAGTCCTGGCACTACGAGCTGCGGCCCGAGGCGGTCGACGACGGCTGCCCCGAGATGCTCCCCGACCCCACCGCCGACCCGAGGACCCAGCGATGACCGCTCTTCTCGCACCCGAGCGTGCGACCCTCTCCCGCCTGCACGCGCCGACGCTGTGCACCCTCCCGGATGCCGTGGCGGAGAACGTCCGTCGCGTGCGGACGGCGACCTCCGCGCGCATCATGGCCGTGGTCAAGGCCGACGGCTACGGCCACGGGGCCGTCTCCGTGGCCAGGGCCGCGATCGCCGCCGGTGCCGAGTGGCTCGGCGTGACCGACGTCGCCGAGGCCACCGCGCTCCGCGAGGCCGGACTCGCGGTGCCGATCCTCTCGTGGCTGAACCCGGCGGGCGTCGACGCGGCGACCGCGGCGGAGCACGACATCGACATCGCGGTCGGCTCGGCCGAGGAGCTGCGCCAGCTGGTCGCGGATGCCGAGGATCCGGTGCGCGTGCACCTGCATCTGGACACCGGCATGGCCCGGGGCGGGAGCCCGCTCGACGAGTGGCCCGAGCTGTTCGCGGCCGCGCGGGCGGGTCGCGGCCGCGTCGAGGTGGTGGGGGTGATGGGGCATCTGCCCCGGGCGGACGAGGGCGACCCCGAGGCGAACGCGGCCGCCGTGCTGCGGATGCGGCAGGGGAGGGACGCGGTGCTGCGGGCCGGGCTCGGTCCGGTGCTCGTGCACCTCGCCGCCACGTCCGGCGCGCTGACCGACCCGGCGACGCACTTCGGCATGGTGCGGATCGGCGCGGGACTCGTGGGCATCGACCCCTCGGAGCGGACCGTGCTGACCGGAGCCTCCCGGTGGACGGCGCCCGTCGTGCACAGCGCGCTCGTGCCCGCGCGGACGGCGGTGGGTTACGCCGGCGCCTACGTCACCGACCGGGAGACGCACCTCGTCGTCGTCGGCGTCGGGTACGCCGACGGCATCCCGCGCGAGCTGGCACCGGGGGCCGGAGTCGAGATCGGGGGGATGCGGCATCCGATCGTGGGGAGGGTCTCGATGGACCAGATCGTGGTCGACACGGGGGAGGCGGGGTTCCCCCGCGGCACGATCGCGACCGTGTTCGGGCCGGAGGGCGGCGCGGTGCCCTCGGTGCAGGAGTGGGCCCGGTGGGCGGACAGCATCCCGCACACCATCGTCACCGGCATCGGAACACGCGTGCAGAGGAGTGTGGCATGACGACGAACGTCCTGGTCATCGGCGGCGGACAGAACGCCGAGCATGAGGTGTCGCTGGCCTCCGCGGCCGCCGTCGCCGCAGCCCTCCGGATGGGGGACCACGAGGTCACGACCGCGACCATCGACCGCGACGGCATCTGGCGTGTCGACGGTCGCCCGAACGGGGCATCGGCCGCCGAGTCGCTGGCGCTCGCCCTGCCGCTGCTCACGCGCACCGACGTGGTCTTCCCGGCCGTGCACGGCACGCTCGGGGAGGACGGCGCGCTCGCGGCGCTGTGCGCGCTCGCCGGGGTGCGCGTGGTGGGCTCGGGGCTGCGCGCCGGGGCCATCGGCATGGACAAGTGGACGACCAAGCTCGTCGCGGACGCGGTCGGTCTCGGCACCGCCCGGGGGCGTCTGGTCGCCGCGGACGACATCGGGGATGTGGAGTTCGACGGCGCGGTGGTGGTGAAGCCGGTCTCGGCCGGATCGAGCCACGGGGTGAGTCTCGTGAGCGAGGAGGGCGAGCTGCTCGCGGCGCTGCGGGAGGCGGCGCGCTTCGACCGCCGCATCCTGGTCGAGGAGGTCGTGCGGGGGCGGGAGATCGACGTGGCGGTGCTGCGCGAGAAGGGCGGCATCCGATGGGCGGCCCCGCCGCTGGAGATCCACGCGACCGGCCTCTTCGACACGGCCACGAAGTACGACGGCAGTGCACGGTTCACGGTCCCGGCCGAGCTCGATGCGGCGGAGGTCTCGTCCCTCAAACGAGCCGCGATCGCCGTGTTCGACGCCCTCGGCTGCGACGGGGTCGCACGGATGGACTTCTTCCTCACGGACCGCGGTCCGGTGCTGAACGAGGTCAACACGATGCCGGGGCTGACGGCCGCGTCGCAGGTGCCGCGGATGTTCGCGGCTGCGGGCGTGACGTACGTCGACCTCGTGTCGCGGCTCGTGCGCGCGGCGTCGTGACCGGCGCGGAATCGTCGCGCGTCGGGTGGCCCGACGTCGCGAAGGGCATCTGCATCATCCTCGTGGTGCTGTGGCATGTGGTCACGAAGGTCGCGATCCACATCCCGGGTGCAGGGCCGGTGACCGACGCCTGGGCGATGCTGAACGCCCAGCTGCTGCCGCTGCGGATCCCGCTGTTCTTCCTGGTGTCCGGGATGTTCGCGGCGCGGGCGGTGCTCGGCCGGGACGCGACTTCCTGGCGGCGGCGGGCGGGACGG
Coding sequences:
- a CDS encoding ROK family protein: MQEGAPVVLGLDVGGSSVKHLLASARASLDTPPKPLDRGRHATPKSSPVEGLAAIASSLRGDADLERVVLSIPGLVDEAAGVVVRSTNIPALDGRPLGAQLSAELGIPVDVINDGHAAAVAEASWGAGAGVDDVFVLALGTGIAGAHVAHGQVVPGAHGSAGELGHITIEPEGSICSCGRRGCLETIIGAPALRRAWVAVGGTGGPEGLLAAHSAGDAAATVIVERASSALAEAILTLCALVDPGCIVIGGGLAQAPHQLVTLAERYVGERASFHRVPPIVPATLGEWAGANGTVLTALRRR
- a CDS encoding SDR family NAD(P)-dependent oxidoreductase — its product is MTDAPLEPTDPGAGIDPDDLATTLRVLAELHEIDNEHPDFVAVRHATAAMFKAVKRVRRKEIRDAIAEADKAVVARTATGAPDRIDDETRGNDLATSVVDAPIAGELLKPRNCYICKQPYTQVDAFYHQLCPDCARFSHGKRNARTDLTGKRALLTGGRAKIGMHIALRLLRDGAHTTITTRFPRDAVRRFSALPDSADWLHRLRVVGIDLRDPAQVIGLADSVAAQGPLDILINNAAQTVRRSPGAYSLLADAELQPLPDGPLPEMETFGHTADPHPQALQASVDAHPLLSVAALGGTVAEQGGQALTAEDLARLAMAPGSSSLEKHADGTAIDAGGLVPDVNRVNSWVQSIEQVDPLEMLEVQLANTTAPFLLISRLRASMAASDSHRKYVVNVSAMEGQFSRRYKGPGHPHTNMAKAALNMLTRTSAGEMLEKDGILMTAVDTGWITDERPHYTKVRLAEEGFHAPLDLVDGAARVYDPIVRGEAGEDIHGVFLKDYEPSPW
- a CDS encoding polysaccharide deacetylase family protein, with amino-acid sequence MNAPKSARLFAAVLGAALVLSACAPEPVSGWKPRQWSVSGTIVPAAAPPGPEQSPTVDMRLRNDEVGIDARWAALPGTSPFNTAVEAVVREAVTTQSRLSGHPYRPTAHETGAGLGDRGCSPGATTAPAADILGDRTGAVVVCEIVLARGSLFGERLRIVSAPTDGAATDTTTTIYTDVATGEVATEAELFTDVASLWPAYIDTLRRDAGSLSLVPVDVPTDAQLDVLREALLSSDLNAGELVIPVPADLSAPELDGLAGWRERSPEHPSAVALSAARAAGALTPFAQAITRAEGDFVGTPSAGAGFERIPCDLVPCMALTLDDGPSTLTPQFLDVLRDEQSAATFFMLGQNAQQHPDTVRRVAAEGHQIGNHTWSHPYLTDLTDEQIEDQLGRTAALLRTLSGQPVRTFRPPGGFVDADVIEIAAEPAILWSVDTRDWEKPADDDLARYAIERPAVSTIMLMHDIQAGSARVFDRVVTGLRDRGFALVTVDALFGGKVPSGIVRYGPLG
- a CDS encoding winged helix-turn-helix transcriptional regulator, producing MAEVHEEIQMCDAAVTLAFSVLGKRWNGMIVSALGSGPSTFVALRRAVAGISDTVLSDRLAELADAGLVARTVDAGPPITVSYALTPSGRGLLPILDQLGRWASANLEHRTV
- a CDS encoding FMN-dependent NADH-azoreductase, with the protein product MSLFRLDASILPASSASRELADLVEAEWTASHPDSTVTRRDLASDPVPATAWADAVTGGFADEAQRTPAQNDARALATRFADELIGADALLFAVPLYNYGVSQHFKTWFDLAYTDSRIDPSGTALQGKPATLVTVLGGNYAPGSPKEGWDHSTGWLRRVLADVWGLDLRVVQRPFTLVGVNPALDAFADTARELKENAETDARTFGRELAATREPRVA
- a CDS encoding sensor histidine kinase, with amino-acid sequence MSARLKLTLSYAAVVVVSGGLLLAAVAAYLLRYVPDVQIPVTEFFVPNRSDLIRAFVPVAAMVMVVLLALGLGVGWLLAGRMLAPLERIGDAARLAAQGSLSHRVSLEGPRDEFRDLADVFDSMLEQLESHVSEQQRFAANASHELRTPLAISQTLLEVARDDPDRDVDALISRLREVNTRAIDLTEALLLLSRADRRTFTREIVDLSLLAEGAVESLLPLADRRGVAMEVGGAPAPVLGSAALLPQLVTNLVLNAIVHNLPSGGAVAVRTYAMPHAVALVVENTGDVIPSHRAAMLTEPFQRGSERTRDEDHAGVGLGLAIADRITQAHNGTLVLTPRTDGGLIVTVWLPHPYPPPLG
- a CDS encoding response regulator transcription factor; protein product: MRVLIVEDEPYLADAVRDGLRLEAIAADVAGDGDTALELLSINAYDIAVLDRDVPGPSGDDIARWIVASGSGIPILMLTAADRLDDKASGFEIGADDYLTKPFELRELVLRLRALDRRRQRSRPPVLEMAGLRLDPFRREVYRDDRYVALTRKQFAVLEVLVDAEGGVVSAEELLERAWDENADPFTNAVRITVSSLRKRLGEPWLILTVPGVGYRIGTDADA
- a CDS encoding M15 family metallopeptidase, which gives rise to MNTSTIPLPPRKRRRRRFTVVVVALALAVIVVFAVQQSLSAAFADVPRGLPSPGSGQAAAGEITGPVSAPSEADGVIRDGDQPTVFDVDRVAVGNLDPALLTALQRAAGDAERDGITFRVNSGWRTPALQERMLQDAIVQYGSEAEARRWVATPETSEHVTGDAVDLGPFPALDWLAQRGWRYGLCQIYANESWHYELRPEAVDDGCPEMLPDPTADPRTQR
- the alr gene encoding alanine racemase: MTALLAPERATLSRLHAPTLCTLPDAVAENVRRVRTATSARIMAVVKADGYGHGAVSVARAAIAAGAEWLGVTDVAEATALREAGLAVPILSWLNPAGVDAATAAEHDIDIAVGSAEELRQLVADAEDPVRVHLHLDTGMARGGSPLDEWPELFAAARAGRGRVEVVGVMGHLPRADEGDPEANAAAVLRMRQGRDAVLRAGLGPVLVHLAATSGALTDPATHFGMVRIGAGLVGIDPSERTVLTGASRWTAPVVHSALVPARTAVGYAGAYVTDRETHLVVVGVGYADGIPRELAPGAGVEIGGMRHPIVGRVSMDQIVVDTGEAGFPRGTIATVFGPEGGAVPSVQEWARWADSIPHTIVTGIGTRVQRSVA
- a CDS encoding D-alanine--D-alanine ligase family protein: MTTNVLVIGGGQNAEHEVSLASAAAVAAALRMGDHEVTTATIDRDGIWRVDGRPNGASAAESLALALPLLTRTDVVFPAVHGTLGEDGALAALCALAGVRVVGSGLRAGAIGMDKWTTKLVADAVGLGTARGRLVAADDIGDVEFDGAVVVKPVSAGSSHGVSLVSEEGELLAALREAARFDRRILVEEVVRGREIDVAVLREKGGIRWAAPPLEIHATGLFDTATKYDGSARFTVPAELDAAEVSSLKRAAIAVFDALGCDGVARMDFFLTDRGPVLNEVNTMPGLTAASQVPRMFAAAGVTYVDLVSRLVRAAS